One window from the genome of Variovorax sp. PAMC26660 encodes:
- a CDS encoding ABC transporter ATP-binding protein, whose amino-acid sequence MPLLEVNNLHIGLQTQRGPAQAVRGISFSLERGETLGIVGESGCGKSITVMSLMGLLPSTANVTGSIKLDGQELVGLPERQMCQIRGNRIGMIFQEPMTALNPVHTIARQVGEPLQLHRGLTKAQARKEALGLLDRVGIPDAASRLDAYPHQFSGGQRQRIGIAMALACGPDLLIADEPTTALDVTIQKQVLDLIQGLVKEMGMAMILISHDLGVIANSVKRMLVMYGGSAVESGPTDVVFAGRAHPYTRGLFAARPAIGALRAGRLPTIRGSVPELVDLPRGCGFAGRCEHTIDLCQSTRPPATMLPNGHAVRCLRLAEIAALNAKAAAS is encoded by the coding sequence ATGCCCCTCCTCGAAGTCAACAACCTCCATATCGGCCTGCAAACGCAGCGCGGGCCGGCGCAGGCCGTGCGCGGCATTTCGTTCTCGCTGGAACGCGGCGAAACGCTGGGCATCGTCGGCGAATCGGGCTGCGGCAAGTCGATCACCGTGATGTCGCTGATGGGCCTGCTGCCATCGACCGCGAACGTCACCGGCAGCATCAAGCTCGACGGCCAGGAACTGGTCGGCCTGCCCGAAAGGCAGATGTGCCAGATTCGCGGCAACCGCATCGGCATGATCTTCCAGGAGCCGATGACGGCACTGAACCCGGTGCACACCATCGCGCGCCAGGTCGGCGAGCCGCTGCAACTGCATCGCGGCCTGACGAAAGCGCAGGCCCGCAAGGAAGCCCTGGGCCTGCTCGACCGCGTGGGCATTCCCGATGCGGCTTCGCGCCTGGACGCGTATCCACACCAGTTCTCGGGGGGCCAGCGCCAGCGCATCGGCATCGCGATGGCCCTGGCCTGCGGCCCCGACCTGCTGATCGCCGACGAGCCCACCACGGCCCTCGACGTGACCATCCAGAAGCAGGTGCTCGACCTGATCCAGGGCCTGGTCAAAGAGATGGGCATGGCGATGATCCTGATCTCGCATGACCTCGGCGTGATCGCCAACAGCGTCAAGCGCATGCTCGTGATGTACGGCGGCAGCGCGGTCGAGAGCGGCCCGACCGACGTGGTCTTCGCCGGCCGCGCCCATCCCTACACGCGCGGCCTGTTCGCGGCACGGCCTGCCATCGGCGCGCTGCGTGCCGGGCGACTGCCGACGATCCGCGGCAGCGTGCCCGAGCTGGTCGACCTGCCCCGGGGCTGCGGCTTCGCGGGCCGCTGCGAGCACACCATCGACCTGTGCCAGAGCACGCGCCCACCTGCCACGATGCTGCCGAACGGCCATGCGGTGCGCTGCCTGCGGCTGGCGGAAATCGCGGCGCTGAACGCCAAGGCGGCTGCATCATGA
- a CDS encoding VOC family protein, with amino-acid sequence MSQGVQVVGLYVRDQDEALAFYVDKLGFRVHTDVRNGTYRWLTVQHPEQPSFQLGLFTPGPPVLDAATAQTLNAVVAKGAMPPLVLSVADCRAAHAQMTARGVEFTQEPVARFGTVDAGFRDPSGNGWKMIEARQ; translated from the coding sequence ATGAGTCAAGGTGTTCAAGTGGTGGGCCTGTACGTTCGCGATCAGGACGAAGCGCTCGCGTTCTATGTCGACAAGCTCGGGTTTCGCGTTCACACGGACGTGCGCAACGGAACCTATCGCTGGCTCACGGTTCAGCACCCGGAGCAGCCGTCGTTTCAGTTGGGGCTGTTCACGCCGGGACCGCCGGTCCTCGATGCTGCGACGGCGCAGACGCTGAACGCGGTCGTGGCCAAGGGCGCGATGCCACCGCTCGTGCTGAGCGTGGCCGACTGCCGCGCCGCCCATGCGCAAATGACCGCCCGGGGCGTGGAGTTCACGCAGGAACCGGTGGCCCGCTTCGGCACGGTGGATGCCGGCTTTCGTGACCCGTCGGGCAACGGGTGGAAGATGATCGAGGCCCGGCAATGA
- a CDS encoding helix-turn-helix transcriptional regulator — protein sequence MNGELPNQDPALLRRLLRAKDRMDAASSEDWPVHRLADVSGVSEAHFARSFKDAFGVPPHRYLLTLRIERATALLRDTDLPITEIAFHTGWESLGTFGRTFRDITGESPSAIRARARAEAGEPGRVPLCILGAAQRPDLITAVSEKRRREAADINRPHNKESS from the coding sequence ATGAACGGCGAACTCCCGAACCAGGACCCCGCGCTGCTGCGCCGCCTGCTGCGCGCCAAGGACCGGATGGACGCGGCCTCGTCCGAAGACTGGCCTGTCCATCGGCTGGCGGATGTGAGCGGTGTTTCCGAAGCCCACTTCGCCCGCTCGTTCAAGGACGCCTTCGGCGTTCCGCCGCACCGGTATCTGCTGACGCTGCGCATCGAGCGGGCGACGGCACTGCTGCGCGACACCGACCTGCCCATCACCGAGATCGCGTTCCACACGGGCTGGGAGAGCCTGGGCACGTTCGGGCGCACCTTCCGCGACATCACCGGCGAGAGTCCGAGTGCGATCCGTGCGCGCGCAAGGGCCGAGGCAGGCGAGCCCGGCCGCGTGCCCCTGTGCATCCTCGGCGCGGCGCAGCGGCCCGACCTGATCACAGCAGTTTCGGAGAAGCGGCGCCGGGAAGCCGCCGATATAAACAGGCCACACAACAAGGAGTCTTCATGA
- a CDS encoding aldo/keto reductase encodes MRTLPLPTGGEMPVLGLGTWRMGEVAGRRAAEVAAVREAIGLGYRLIDTAEMYGEGGAETVLGQAIGEALRAGDVRREDLFVVSKVYPHNASRRGTRDACERSLKRLGLDAVDLYLLHWRGSHPLAETVEAMQALVASGRIGHWGVSNFDTDDMEELVQVTGDGPGCGANQVYLSLGERGPEFSLLPWQRERGMPLMAYSPIDQGALAEDDALGELAVRLGVTAAQLALAAVLARPGVVAIPKAVRSVHLKENLAAAALKLDAATLAELDRLHPPPRRKTPLAMI; translated from the coding sequence ATGCGAACACTTCCACTCCCCACCGGCGGCGAGATGCCGGTTCTCGGTCTCGGCACCTGGCGCATGGGCGAGGTGGCCGGCCGTCGCGCGGCCGAGGTGGCCGCCGTGCGCGAGGCCATCGGCCTGGGTTACCGGCTCATCGACACGGCCGAGATGTATGGCGAGGGTGGCGCCGAGACGGTGCTCGGGCAGGCCATTGGCGAGGCGTTGCGCGCGGGCGATGTGCGGCGCGAAGACCTCTTCGTCGTCAGCAAGGTCTATCCGCACAACGCGAGCCGTCGCGGCACACGCGATGCCTGCGAACGCAGCCTGAAGCGGCTGGGACTCGATGCCGTCGACCTCTACCTGCTGCATTGGCGCGGCAGCCATCCGCTGGCCGAAACGGTCGAGGCGATGCAGGCGCTGGTTGCCAGCGGGCGCATCGGCCACTGGGGCGTGAGCAACTTCGACACCGACGACATGGAAGAACTGGTGCAGGTCACAGGCGACGGCCCCGGCTGCGGGGCCAACCAGGTCTACCTGTCGTTGGGGGAACGCGGCCCCGAGTTCAGCCTGCTGCCCTGGCAGCGCGAGCGCGGCATGCCGCTGATGGCCTACAGCCCGATCGACCAGGGCGCGCTGGCCGAAGACGATGCGTTGGGAGAACTGGCGGTGCGGCTCGGCGTGACCGCCGCGCAGCTCGCGCTGGCCGCGGTGCTGGCGCGTCCCGGCGTCGTCGCGATTCCGAAGGCGGTGCGCAGCGTGCACCTGAAAGAGAACCTGGCCGCTGCTGCACTGAAGCTCGATGCGGCCACGCTGGCTGAACTGGACCGCCTGCACCCGCCGCCGCGCCGCAAGACGCCGCTGGCAATGATCTGA
- a CDS encoding YdeI/OmpD-associated family protein: protein MNPSNPKVDPYFSKPRPWRAELELLRSILLGCGLTEELKWGKPTYTWDGSNIVVIMPLKETCALLFLKGALLEDPRSLLIQPGENSQSARQMRFTSAAEITRLKATVKRFVKQAIAIEEAGLKVQFKKSSDLVYPQEFQAKLDRNSALREAFHALTPGRQRQYHIYFTGAKKAQTREARVEKALPLILDGMGLNDR, encoded by the coding sequence ATGAATCCATCGAACCCCAAGGTCGATCCCTATTTTTCGAAGCCCAGGCCCTGGCGGGCCGAACTCGAATTGCTGAGAAGCATCCTCCTCGGCTGCGGCCTCACCGAGGAGCTCAAGTGGGGCAAGCCCACCTATACCTGGGACGGCAGCAACATCGTCGTGATCATGCCGCTCAAGGAAACTTGCGCGCTGCTTTTCCTGAAAGGCGCGCTGCTGGAAGACCCTCGAAGCCTGCTCATCCAGCCCGGAGAAAACTCGCAATCGGCCCGCCAGATGCGTTTCACGTCAGCAGCTGAAATCACGAGGCTGAAGGCCACGGTGAAGCGCTTTGTGAAGCAGGCCATCGCCATCGAAGAGGCCGGCCTGAAGGTGCAATTCAAGAAGAGCTCGGACCTGGTCTACCCCCAGGAGTTCCAGGCCAAGCTCGACAGGAACTCCGCCTTGCGCGAGGCATTCCATGCCTTGACGCCGGGGCGCCAACGGCAATATCACATCTATTTCACCGGTGCGAAGAAAGCGCAGACCCGGGAAGCCCGCGTCGAGAAAGCCCTGCCGCTGATACTCGACGGCATGGGATTGAACGATCGTTGA
- a CDS encoding ABC transporter permease: MSSSNTLTAPGAAALKVPGFWRRASQHRSFVIGGVLAALLLLAALVSFVWTPWSPYAMDMANKMQAPSASHWLGTDAFGRDVASLLLVGARASILVGVIAVGIGLVVGTALGLLAAARRGWVEEAVMRLSDFTLAFPAILSAIMMTAVFGAGIVNAIVAIGIYNIPTFARITRASANAIWSREYVAAARACGKGPFSITMQHVLPNISAVLIVQITIRFAIAILAEAALSYLGLGTQPPQPSWGRMLSEAQTLMFQQPLLAVFPGMAIALAVLGLNLLGDGLRDLLDPRLARAR, encoded by the coding sequence ATGAGCAGCAGTAACACCCTCACAGCCCCGGGCGCTGCGGCGCTCAAGGTGCCGGGCTTCTGGCGCCGTGCCTCGCAGCATCGCAGCTTCGTCATCGGCGGCGTCCTCGCCGCCCTTTTGCTGCTCGCGGCGCTCGTGTCTTTCGTCTGGACGCCGTGGTCGCCCTATGCGATGGACATGGCGAACAAGATGCAGGCGCCTTCGGCGTCGCACTGGCTCGGCACCGATGCATTCGGCCGCGACGTGGCTTCATTGCTGCTGGTCGGCGCGCGCGCCTCCATCCTCGTGGGCGTGATCGCCGTGGGCATCGGCCTCGTGGTCGGCACCGCGCTGGGCCTGCTGGCCGCCGCGAGGCGCGGCTGGGTCGAGGAAGCGGTCATGCGGCTTTCCGACTTCACGCTCGCCTTCCCCGCGATCCTCTCGGCCATCATGATGACTGCCGTGTTCGGCGCAGGCATCGTGAATGCCATCGTTGCGATCGGCATCTACAACATCCCGACCTTCGCGCGCATCACGCGCGCCTCGGCCAACGCGATCTGGTCACGCGAGTACGTGGCCGCTGCGCGCGCTTGCGGCAAGGGGCCGTTCTCGATCACGATGCAGCACGTGCTGCCGAACATCTCGGCCGTGTTGATCGTGCAGATCACGATCCGCTTCGCCATTGCGATTCTGGCCGAAGCTGCCCTGTCCTACCTGGGTCTGGGCACGCAGCCACCGCAGCCTTCGTGGGGCCGCATGCTCAGCGAGGCGCAAACCCTCATGTTCCAGCAACCGCTGCTGGCCGTCTTCCCCGGCATGGCCATCGCGTTGGCGGTGCTCGGCCTGAACCTGCTGGGCGACGGCCTGCGCGATTTGCTCGACCCCCGCCTGGCGAGAGCCCGCTGA
- a CDS encoding ABC transporter permease, producing MGLFLLKRTLTLIGTLIGASIIVFLVLEILPGNAAQMLMGPDASPEAVAALATKLGLDLPAWTRYWHWIGGMLTGNLGDSYAYSSPVLDLILERLALTVPLALLAMAITVVIALLVGVTAAARHNKLGDVGLMSMAQVGIAIPNFWFAILLILVFSVQLQWFSAGGFEGWGEGFFAGLKSLLLPALSLAVVQAAILARITRSAVLEVMREDFVRTARAKGVSQRMVLWTHVLRNAMIPVITVMGMQFSELLAGTIVVENVFYLPGLGRLIFQAISNRDLIVVRNCVMLLAALVVIVNFVVDVLYAVIDPRIKASDI from the coding sequence ATGGGCCTGTTCCTGCTCAAGCGCACATTGACACTCATCGGCACGCTGATCGGTGCGTCGATCATCGTGTTCCTGGTGCTGGAAATTCTCCCGGGCAATGCAGCACAGATGCTCATGGGCCCGGACGCCTCGCCCGAAGCCGTGGCCGCACTGGCAACGAAACTCGGTCTCGACCTCCCGGCATGGACACGCTACTGGCACTGGATCGGCGGCATGCTGACCGGCAACCTCGGCGACAGCTACGCCTACAGCTCGCCGGTGCTCGACCTGATCCTCGAACGACTCGCGCTCACCGTGCCGCTCGCGCTGCTGGCCATGGCCATCACCGTCGTGATCGCGCTGTTGGTGGGCGTGACTGCCGCGGCCCGACACAACAAGCTCGGCGACGTCGGCCTGATGAGCATGGCGCAAGTGGGCATTGCCATCCCGAATTTCTGGTTCGCGATTCTTCTGATCCTCGTGTTCTCGGTGCAACTGCAGTGGTTCTCCGCAGGCGGCTTCGAGGGCTGGGGCGAAGGTTTTTTCGCGGGCCTCAAGTCACTGCTGCTGCCTGCGCTCTCGCTGGCCGTGGTACAGGCCGCGATCCTCGCGCGCATCACGCGCTCTGCGGTGCTCGAAGTGATGCGCGAAGACTTCGTGCGCACCGCGCGCGCCAAAGGTGTGTCGCAGCGCATGGTGCTGTGGACCCACGTGCTGCGCAACGCGATGATCCCCGTCATCACCGTCATGGGCATGCAGTTCTCCGAGCTGCTGGCCGGCACCATCGTGGTGGAGAACGTGTTCTACCTGCCGGGCCTGGGCCGCTTGATCTTCCAGGCCATCAGCAACCGCGACCTGATCGTGGTGCGCAACTGCGTGATGCTGCTTGCGGCGCTCGTGGTCATCGTGAACTTCGTGGTCGACGTGCTCTACGCCGTGATCGATCCCCGCATCAAGGCCAGCGACATATGA
- a CDS encoding tartrate dehydrogenase → MQKKHRIAVIPGDGIGVEVMPEGLRVLDAVGRRFGIDFSYDHFDWGSDHYVRTGLMMPADWAEKIQGHDAIYFGAVGAPDKVPDHIAVWGLLIKIRRDFDQYVNLRPVRLMPGVPGPLAHRKPGDIDFLVVRENTEGEYTSVGGRLFEGTPREMAIQEAVFTRVGVDRIIEYAFELASRRPRKNLVAATKSNGISVTMPYWDERLAEIAKRYPDIATSKYHIDILCAHFVQHPDWFDVVVASNLFGDILSDLGPACTGTIGIAPSANLNPERKFPSLFEPVHGSAPDIAGKGIANPIGQIWSAALMLDHLGNNDPVYAQASAAVISAIETVLSEGPRTRDMGGTASTVDVGRAIADCISA, encoded by the coding sequence ATGCAGAAAAAGCACAGGATTGCCGTCATTCCCGGAGACGGCATCGGCGTCGAGGTCATGCCCGAAGGGCTTCGCGTGCTCGACGCGGTCGGTCGCCGCTTCGGCATCGACTTTTCGTACGACCACTTCGACTGGGGCTCCGACCATTACGTGCGCACCGGCCTGATGATGCCGGCCGACTGGGCCGAGAAGATCCAGGGCCACGACGCCATCTATTTCGGCGCGGTGGGCGCACCCGACAAGGTGCCCGACCACATCGCCGTGTGGGGCCTGCTCATCAAGATCCGCCGCGACTTCGACCAGTACGTCAACCTGCGCCCCGTGCGCCTGATGCCCGGCGTGCCCGGCCCGCTGGCGCACCGCAAGCCCGGCGACATCGACTTCCTGGTCGTGCGCGAGAACACCGAAGGCGAATACACCTCGGTGGGTGGGCGCCTGTTCGAAGGCACGCCGCGCGAAATGGCGATTCAGGAAGCGGTGTTCACGCGCGTCGGCGTCGACCGCATCATCGAATACGCCTTCGAGCTGGCCAGCCGCCGCCCACGCAAGAACCTGGTGGCCGCGACCAAGTCGAACGGCATCTCGGTCACCATGCCTTACTGGGACGAACGCCTGGCCGAAATCGCCAAGCGCTACCCCGACATCGCGACCAGCAAGTACCACATCGACATCCTGTGCGCGCATTTCGTGCAGCACCCGGACTGGTTCGACGTGGTGGTGGCCTCCAACCTGTTCGGCGACATCCTGTCGGATCTGGGTCCGGCCTGCACGGGCACTATCGGCATTGCGCCGTCGGCCAACCTGAACCCGGAGCGCAAGTTTCCGTCGCTGTTCGAGCCGGTGCACGGCTCGGCGCCGGACATTGCGGGCAAGGGCATCGCGAATCCGATCGGCCAGATCTGGTCGGCCGCTTTGATGCTGGACCATCTGGGCAACAACGACCCTGTGTATGCCCAAGCCTCGGCGGCGGTGATCTCGGCGATCGAGACAGTGCTGAGCGAAGGTCCGCGCACCCGCGACATGGGCGGTACGGCCTCCACTGTGGACGTGGGGCGTGCCATCGCTGACTGCATCTCGGCATGA
- a CDS encoding sensor histidine kinase codes for MNVLLAENNAALRPLRTREERHAVMQAFVRRWRQWVQPSLVRRLLLAQIGVVTLLWGLTIGLCLYDSNTVPELVRYDKVYSLILTTAQNLAASPDRQQETLQAFDLTLLENSGSNKAPVMQVWQEGVLIYNSNEGLPVMLNSVPGRIETIRVGDHEWHARTLTSPILDTRVMLAEPKIWRFNFNFTIDNRAYYLLPLLISLPFLIFPAWLSVMLALRPWRRVTEETAARGPADLTPLSFEPKHKELRPLVRSINDLLRSVRDRAARERGLIADAANELRTPLDAMRVNVEALKEQTDDAGQRELMGNLLRSNDRASRLVGQLQQLMRSDEIPQDALPTVLALDGLVQDRISLVEGLAGARGVVLDFVSEGATPVFGERESLISMISNIVENALKYSPDGGTVTVRIAREGPMAVLRVTDQGPGIPPALRERVFDRFFRNPDQTQSGSGLGLAIVRSVLGKHNGRIALDTNPQGSGLHVTVWLPLSLA; via the coding sequence ATGAATGTTTTGCTTGCCGAGAACAACGCCGCATTGCGGCCGCTACGCACGCGCGAAGAGCGGCACGCGGTGATGCAGGCGTTTGTCCGGCGATGGAGGCAGTGGGTCCAGCCTTCGCTGGTGCGGCGACTGCTGCTGGCCCAGATCGGCGTGGTGACGCTGCTCTGGGGCCTGACCATCGGTCTGTGCCTGTACGACTCCAATACGGTGCCCGAGCTGGTGCGCTACGACAAGGTCTACAGCCTCATCCTCACGACGGCACAGAACCTGGCGGCCTCGCCCGACCGGCAGCAAGAGACCCTGCAGGCCTTCGACCTGACATTGCTGGAGAACTCAGGCTCGAACAAGGCGCCCGTCATGCAGGTGTGGCAGGAGGGCGTGCTCATCTACAACTCCAACGAGGGCCTGCCGGTGATGCTGAACTCGGTGCCGGGCCGGATCGAGACGATCCGGGTCGGCGACCATGAATGGCACGCGCGCACACTGACTTCGCCGATCCTGGACACCCGCGTGATGTTGGCCGAGCCGAAGATCTGGCGCTTCAACTTCAACTTCACCATCGACAACCGCGCCTACTACCTGCTGCCGCTGCTGATCAGCCTTCCTTTTCTGATCTTCCCGGCATGGCTGTCGGTGATGCTCGCGCTGCGGCCCTGGCGGCGGGTCACGGAGGAAACCGCCGCGCGCGGCCCGGCCGACCTGACGCCGCTGTCCTTCGAGCCCAAGCACAAGGAATTGCGGCCGCTGGTGCGCAGCATCAACGACCTGTTGCGCAGCGTGCGCGACCGCGCCGCGCGCGAGCGCGGGCTGATCGCCGATGCGGCCAACGAACTGCGCACGCCGCTGGACGCGATGCGCGTGAACGTGGAGGCGCTGAAAGAGCAGACCGACGACGCGGGCCAGCGTGAGCTGATGGGCAACCTGCTGCGAAGCAACGACCGCGCCTCGCGCCTCGTGGGCCAGTTGCAGCAATTGATGCGCAGCGACGAGATTCCGCAGGACGCCTTGCCCACCGTGCTCGCGCTCGACGGGCTGGTGCAGGACAGGATTTCGCTGGTCGAAGGCCTGGCCGGCGCGCGCGGCGTGGTGCTGGATTTCGTGTCCGAAGGGGCCACGCCCGTGTTCGGCGAGCGCGAGAGCCTGATCTCGATGATCAGCAATATCGTGGAGAACGCCCTCAAGTACAGCCCGGATGGTGGCACGGTGACGGTGCGCATCGCCCGCGAAGGACCGATGGCGGTGCTGCGCGTGACAGACCAGGGCCCTGGCATTCCGCCTGCCTTGCGCGAACGCGTGTTCGACCGCTTCTTTCGCAACCCGGACCAGACGCAGTCGGGCAGCGGGTTGGGCCTGGCGATCGTCAGGTCGGTGCTGGGCAAGCACAACGGCCGCATCGCGCTGGACACCAACCCGCAAGGCAGCGGGTTGCACGTGACGGTGTGGCTGCCGCTCTCGCTGGCCTGA